A region of Paenimyroides aestuarii DNA encodes the following proteins:
- a CDS encoding nitrilase family protein gives MKTAVLQFDTIWEDKQTNLNFVQTEILSMPTDIDLIVLPEMFTTGFTMKPEHVAEEEQGTTFQTLQKLAMSKQTAITGSWVIKENNKYYNRLFFVFPDGSYKTYNKCHLFTLAGEEKVYTAGNEKLIVSYKGWNICLLVCYDLRFPIFSRIVGENYDILVYVASWPDRRINAWDALLKARAIENMSYVVAVNRCGTDPEGVYYSGHSQIIDCMGNMVVEPFEDQYTKTAILEKESLQKARVKFAFLNDADKFEMK, from the coding sequence ATGAAAACAGCCGTACTACAATTTGATACCATTTGGGAAGACAAACAAACCAATTTAAACTTTGTGCAGACTGAAATTTTAAGTATGCCAACAGATATTGATTTAATAGTACTCCCTGAAATGTTTACTACTGGGTTTACCATGAAACCTGAACATGTGGCCGAAGAGGAGCAAGGAACCACATTCCAAACCCTTCAAAAATTAGCCATGAGCAAGCAAACTGCCATCACCGGTAGTTGGGTGATTAAAGAAAACAACAAGTACTACAATCGTTTGTTTTTTGTTTTCCCCGATGGATCTTATAAAACTTACAATAAATGCCATTTGTTTACCCTTGCGGGAGAAGAAAAGGTTTACACGGCAGGAAATGAAAAATTAATTGTATCCTACAAAGGTTGGAACATTTGTTTGTTGGTTTGTTATGACCTGCGTTTTCCTATATTTTCGAGAATCGTTGGTGAAAATTATGATATATTGGTTTATGTAGCATCATGGCCCGACCGCAGAATCAATGCTTGGGATGCCTTGCTGAAAGCTCGTGCTATTGAAAACATGAGTTATGTGGTGGCAGTAAACCGTTGCGGAACCGATCCGGAAGGAGTGTACTATTCTGGGCATTCACAAATCATTGATTGTATGGGAAATATGGTGGTAGAGCCATTTGAAGATCAATATACAAAAACAGCAATTCTTGAAAAAGAATCTTTGCAAAAAGCGAGAGTAAAATTTGCTTTTTTAAATGATGCCGACAAATTTGAAATGAAATAA
- a CDS encoding fumarate reductase/succinate dehydrogenase flavoprotein subunit: protein MALDNKIPQGPISSKWTDYKNHIKLVNPANKRNIDVIIVGTGLAGGSAAATLAELGYNVKAFCYQDSPRRAHSIAAQGGINAAKNYAGDGDSIYRLFYDTVKGGDYRAREANVHRLAEVSVNIIDQCVAQGVPLAREYGGLLDNRSFGGTQVSRTFYAKGQTGQQLLLGAYSAMNRQIGRGKIKMYNRHEMLDLVIVNGKARGIIARNLVTGEIERHSAHAVVIATGGYGNVFYLSTNAMGSNVTAAWKAHKRGAYFANPCYTQIHPTCIPVTGDHQSKLTLMSESLRNDGRIWVPKKLEDAQAIREGKLKPTQIAEEDRDYYLERRYPSFGNLVPRDVASRAAKERCDAGFGVNATGEAVYLDFAAAIERYGKEQARIHNLDENDAKLVYDLGQKVVENKYGNLFQMYYKIVDEDPYKTPMMIYPAVHYTMGGVWVDYNLMTTVEGCYCIGEANFSDHGANRLGASALMQGLADGYFVLPYTIGDYLADDIRTGKISTDLPEFVEAENNVRAMIDHFMNNKGTHSVDYFHKKLGKIMWNKVGMARNEKGLNEAMEEIAALREDFYKNVKVSGIAESFNQELEKALRVADFLELGELFAKDALHREESCGGHFREEHQSAEGEAERDDANFSYVAAWEYKGNPREAVLHKEPLVYENIKMVTRSYK, encoded by the coding sequence ATGGCATTAGATAATAAAATTCCTCAAGGTCCTATTTCATCAAAATGGACTGATTATAAAAATCATATTAAATTAGTAAACCCGGCTAACAAAAGAAATATTGACGTTATTATCGTTGGTACAGGTTTAGCAGGTGGTTCTGCTGCAGCAACATTAGCCGAATTAGGCTACAACGTAAAAGCATTTTGCTACCAAGATTCACCTCGTCGTGCACACTCTATTGCTGCACAAGGTGGTATCAACGCCGCAAAAAATTATGCAGGTGATGGCGACTCTATTTACCGTTTGTTTTACGATACCGTAAAAGGAGGAGATTACCGTGCGCGCGAAGCAAATGTGCATCGTTTGGCAGAGGTTTCTGTAAACATTATTGATCAATGTGTGGCGCAAGGTGTGCCGTTGGCTCGTGAATACGGTGGTTTGTTAGACAATCGTTCATTTGGTGGAACACAAGTTTCACGTACATTCTACGCTAAAGGACAAACTGGGCAGCAATTATTGTTAGGTGCTTACTCTGCAATGAACCGCCAAATTGGCCGTGGAAAAATAAAAATGTACAACCGTCACGAAATGCTTGATTTGGTAATCGTGAATGGAAAAGCCCGCGGAATCATTGCTCGTAACTTGGTTACTGGCGAAATAGAGCGTCATTCTGCACACGCAGTGGTGATTGCAACAGGTGGCTACGGAAACGTTTTCTACCTTTCTACCAACGCAATGGGATCAAACGTAACAGCAGCTTGGAAGGCACACAAACGTGGAGCTTACTTTGCAAATCCTTGTTACACGCAAATTCACCCAACATGTATCCCGGTTACAGGTGATCATCAGTCAAAATTAACGTTGATGTCTGAATCATTACGTAACGACGGTCGTATCTGGGTTCCTAAAAAATTAGAAGATGCACAAGCAATTCGCGAAGGAAAATTAAAACCAACTCAAATTGCTGAAGAAGATAGAGATTATTACTTAGAGCGTCGCTACCCATCATTCGGAAACTTAGTACCTCGCGACGTAGCTTCGCGTGCGGCTAAAGAACGTTGCGATGCAGGTTTTGGTGTAAATGCTACTGGTGAAGCGGTTTATTTAGATTTTGCCGCTGCAATTGAGCGTTACGGAAAAGAACAAGCACGTATTCACAATTTAGACGAAAACGATGCAAAATTGGTGTATGATTTAGGACAAAAAGTAGTAGAAAACAAATACGGAAACCTATTCCAAATGTACTACAAGATTGTTGATGAAGATCCATACAAAACTCCAATGATGATTTATCCAGCAGTTCACTATACAATGGGCGGTGTTTGGGTTGATTACAACTTAATGACAACTGTAGAAGGATGTTACTGTATTGGTGAAGCAAACTTCTCTGACCACGGTGCCAACCGTTTAGGAGCTTCGGCTTTAATGCAAGGTTTGGCAGACGGATACTTTGTATTGCCTTACACCATTGGCGATTATTTAGCAGATGACATTCGTACAGGAAAAATTTCTACCGATTTACCTGAATTCGTAGAAGCAGAAAACAATGTACGTGCTATGATTGATCATTTTATGAACAATAAAGGAACACATTCGGTTGACTACTTCCACAAAAAATTAGGAAAAATTATGTGGAACAAAGTAGGTATGGCTCGTAATGAAAAAGGACTAAACGAAGCAATGGAAGAAATTGCCGCACTTCGTGAAGATTTCTATAAAAACGTGAAGGTATCAGGTATTGCAGAATCATTCAACCAAGAATTAGAAAAAGCATTACGCGTTGCCGATTTCTTAGAATTGGGCGAATTATTTGCAAAAGATGCATTACACCGCGAAGAATCATGTGGAGGTCACTTCCGTGAAGAGCACCAATCTGCAGAAGGAGAAGCAGAACGCGATGACGCAAACTTTTCGTATGTGGCAGCTTGGGAATACAAAGGAAATCCGCGCGAAGCAGTGCTTCACAAAGAACCTTTAGTATATGAAAACATTAAAATGGTAACTCGTAGTTATAAATAA
- a CDS encoding AOC03_06830 family ribosome hibernation factor, whose amino-acid sequence MKNYKPMETKLKQLRNVHAENCVTILLNTHRTFPENEQDPLVLKNLIKEAERKLLEIAPKKQVDELVDRIHDLANSVDHRQNLESLILFVNHQTAEFIRLPIDVEDRVAVGNRFAMRDLIRNIHHQVNYYVLVLSKEDARLIEASNDKVVKEWDAPFPFENVLLQTSNNAEPSDAGKIDNLIAEFFNQVDKAVNDVQKENALPVLISTDEPNYHEYLKIADKPQIIVPKVLVRSRASESAHAIVEDAWELMEQYVSEQNEKRKADLQKAVSSNRFISDTNEIYRAIKEGRVQTLYIEKNLFQPALIVDDQITYISNDTQENTNVVDDLYDELIDLNSSFGGDVVFLPKESLTEFNGFAALTRY is encoded by the coding sequence ATGAAAAATTATAAGCCTATGGAAACGAAATTGAAACAATTAAGAAATGTGCATGCAGAAAATTGTGTAACCATTCTTCTAAACACCCACAGAACATTCCCTGAAAATGAACAAGATCCGTTGGTTCTTAAAAACTTAATCAAAGAAGCGGAACGCAAATTACTCGAAATTGCTCCTAAAAAACAAGTGGATGAATTAGTCGATCGCATACATGATTTGGCAAATAGTGTTGATCACAGGCAAAACCTAGAAAGTTTGATATTGTTTGTAAACCACCAAACAGCAGAATTTATAAGGTTGCCCATTGATGTAGAAGACCGTGTAGCGGTAGGAAACCGATTTGCCATGCGCGATTTAATCCGGAACATACACCACCAAGTGAACTATTATGTGTTGGTGTTAAGCAAAGAAGACGCCCGATTAATAGAAGCATCAAACGATAAAGTTGTTAAAGAATGGGACGCACCGTTCCCGTTTGAAAATGTGCTTTTGCAAACATCAAACAATGCCGAACCTTCCGATGCTGGTAAAATAGATAATCTTATTGCCGAATTTTTTAACCAGGTGGACAAAGCGGTAAACGATGTGCAGAAAGAAAATGCATTGCCGGTATTAATTTCAACCGATGAACCAAACTATCACGAGTATTTAAAAATAGCAGATAAACCGCAAATAATTGTTCCAAAAGTGTTGGTTAGAAGCAGAGCTTCTGAAAGTGCTCATGCTATTGTAGAAGATGCTTGGGAGCTCATGGAGCAATATGTTTCCGAGCAAAATGAAAAGCGAAAGGCTGATTTGCAAAAGGCAGTTTCATCTAACCGCTTCATAAGCGATACAAATGAAATTTACCGTGCCATTAAAGAAGGCCGAGTGCAAACCTTATACATCGAAAAAAACTTATTTCAACCAGCGCTCATTGTTGATGATCAAATTACATACATTTCAAACGATACACAAGAAAACACCAATGTAGTTGATGATCTTTATGACGAATTAATTGATTTGAATAGCAGTTTTGGAGGAGATGTGGTTTTTCTTCCCAAAGAAAGTCTCACTGAATTTAATGGTTTTGCTGCCTTAACCAGATATTAA
- a CDS encoding aminopeptidase P family protein, whose translation MKYHQIDRNLFIKNRKKFVAQMAPQSIAVFNSNDIYPVSADSTLPFAQHRDIFYLSGVDQEESILVLFPDAFEEKHREVLFLRETNEHIAIWEGEKLTKERAFEVSGIKTVYWLSDFPTIFRKMMVEAENVYINNNEHYRASVETETREDRFIKKLKNDYPAHQYMRANPILQRLRSVKEPQEIALIQQACDITEKGFRRILGFVKPGVWEYEIEAELAHEFLRNRSKGFAYTPIIASGNNANVLHYIENNQQCKDGDLILFDTAAEYANYSSDLSRTIPVNGRYTPRQREVYDAVLRCKKAAENLLVAGNNWYDYHKEMGKIYTSELLGLGLLDKADVQNENPDWPAYKKYMMHGTSHHMGLDTHDYGILTDKFVEGMVFTNEPGFYIPAEGFGIRLEDDYVIQNQGLPLNLMKNIPLEAAEIEDLMNR comes from the coding sequence ATGAAATATCATCAAATAGACCGCAACCTTTTTATAAAAAACCGTAAAAAGTTTGTGGCTCAAATGGCTCCTCAAAGCATTGCCGTATTTAATTCGAACGACATTTATCCGGTTTCTGCCGATTCTACTTTACCTTTTGCACAACATCGCGATATTTTTTATTTATCGGGCGTAGATCAAGAAGAATCTATATTGGTGCTTTTTCCTGATGCATTTGAAGAAAAACACCGCGAAGTGTTGTTTTTGCGTGAAACCAATGAACATATCGCTATTTGGGAAGGTGAAAAACTAACTAAAGAGCGTGCTTTTGAAGTGTCGGGCATCAAAACGGTTTATTGGTTGTCTGATTTCCCTACTATTTTTAGAAAAATGATGGTGGAAGCCGAAAATGTGTACATTAACAACAATGAACATTACCGTGCATCGGTTGAAACGGAAACGCGCGAGGATCGATTCATAAAGAAATTAAAAAACGATTATCCAGCACACCAATATATGCGAGCGAACCCTATTTTACAGCGTTTGCGTTCGGTTAAAGAGCCACAAGAAATTGCCTTGATTCAGCAAGCTTGCGATATTACCGAGAAAGGTTTTCGCAGAATTTTAGGTTTTGTAAAACCTGGCGTTTGGGAATACGAGATTGAAGCTGAATTGGCACACGAATTTTTACGTAATCGCTCTAAAGGATTTGCTTACACGCCTATTATTGCATCAGGCAACAACGCCAATGTATTGCACTATATCGAAAACAACCAACAATGCAAAGACGGCGATTTAATTTTGTTTGATACCGCAGCTGAGTATGCGAATTATTCTTCAGACTTGTCTAGAACTATTCCTGTAAATGGTAGATACACACCTCGTCAACGCGAAGTCTATGATGCGGTTTTGCGTTGTAAAAAAGCGGCTGAAAATTTATTAGTTGCTGGAAACAATTGGTACGATTACCACAAAGAAATGGGCAAGATTTATACCTCAGAATTATTAGGTTTAGGCTTGTTGGACAAAGCCGATGTGCAAAACGAAAACCCAGACTGGCCGGCTTATAAAAAGTATATGATGCATGGAACGTCTCACCACATGGGACTTGACACGCACGATTACGGTATTTTGACTGATAAATTTGTGGAAGGTATGGTGTTTACAAACGAACCTGGTTTTTACATTCCTGCGGAAGGTTTTGGCATTCGTTTAGAAGATGATTATGTGATTCAGAACCAAGGATTACCATTGAATTTAATGAAAAATATTCCGTTGGAAGCTGCCGAAATTGAAGATTTAATGAATAGATAG
- a CDS encoding succinate dehydrogenase/fumarate reductase iron-sulfur subunit: MNLTLKIWRQKNAKDKGQMVDYKIGGIEPDMSFLEMLDVLNNELVEKGDDPVAFDHDCREGICGMCSLFINGEAHGPDRGVTTCQLHMRKFKDGDTIYIEPFRAKAFPVIKDLVVDRGSFDRIQHAGGFVSVNTSGNTQDANALPIRKDNADKAFDAATCIGCGACVASCKNSSAMLFVSAKVSQFALLPQGRVEATERVLNMVEAMDNEGFGNCTNTGACEVECPKGISLENIARMNREYLSASIK; the protein is encoded by the coding sequence ATGAATCTTACATTAAAAATTTGGCGTCAAAAAAACGCAAAAGATAAAGGTCAAATGGTCGATTATAAAATCGGCGGTATTGAACCTGATATGTCATTCCTTGAAATGCTAGACGTTTTAAACAACGAATTAGTTGAAAAAGGAGATGATCCTGTAGCTTTTGATCACGATTGTCGTGAGGGTATTTGCGGTATGTGTTCATTATTTATCAATGGAGAAGCACACGGTCCCGATCGTGGCGTAACAACATGCCAATTACACATGCGTAAGTTTAAAGATGGCGATACTATTTATATCGAGCCATTCCGTGCTAAAGCATTTCCTGTAATTAAGGATTTAGTGGTTGATCGCGGTTCTTTTGACCGTATTCAGCATGCAGGTGGTTTCGTATCTGTAAATACATCAGGAAACACGCAAGATGCCAACGCATTACCTATTCGTAAAGACAATGCAGACAAAGCATTCGATGCTGCTACATGTATTGGATGTGGTGCATGTGTGGCAAGTTGTAAAAACTCATCGGCAATGTTGTTTGTTTCTGCCAAAGTTTCGCAGTTTGCTTTACTGCCACAAGGTCGCGTTGAAGCAACAGAACGTGTATTAAACATGGTGGAAGCGATGGATAACGAAGGTTTTGGTAACTGTACAAACACCGGAGCTTGTGAAGTAGAATGCCCTAAAGGAATTTCTTTAGAAAACATTGCACGTATGAACCGTGAATACTTATCTGCATCTATAAAATAA
- a CDS encoding ChaN family lipoprotein — MKKILSIAAILFVATINAQVQPYKIFSSEGKEVSFKKMSKKLQKADVVLFGELHNNTIAHYLQVKVAKSLHADKSKKLIIGAEMFERDQAEILKNYVEGKLDEEAFEKQMRLWNNYKTDYKPLLNFAKENKIKYIATNIPRRYASMVFKKGAEALDTLSAEEKSWIAPLPFPYDKNLPGYVKMLKMFDDSMHANENFPKSQAIKDATMAHFLLQESKANTVFLHLNGSYHSDYFEGIGWYINQYNPNKKVLTISVVEQENIEKVDKEHLKKADFIVVVDADMPKTYE; from the coding sequence ATTAAAAAAATTCTTTCCATCGCTGCAATTTTATTTGTTGCAACCATAAACGCCCAAGTGCAACCTTACAAGATATTCTCTTCAGAAGGAAAAGAAGTATCTTTCAAAAAAATGAGTAAAAAACTTCAAAAAGCAGATGTGGTTTTGTTTGGCGAATTGCACAACAATACCATTGCGCATTATTTGCAAGTAAAAGTGGCAAAAAGTTTACATGCCGATAAATCTAAAAAATTAATCATTGGCGCTGAAATGTTTGAACGCGATCAGGCAGAAATTCTTAAAAATTATGTAGAAGGAAAGCTTGATGAAGAAGCGTTTGAAAAACAAATGCGTTTGTGGAATAATTATAAAACCGATTACAAACCGCTGTTGAATTTCGCTAAAGAAAATAAAATTAAGTACATCGCAACAAATATTCCGCGCCGCTATGCCAGCATGGTTTTCAAAAAAGGAGCAGAAGCTTTGGATACGTTGTCAGCAGAAGAAAAATCGTGGATAGCGCCTTTGCCTTTTCCGTATGATAAAAATCTGCCTGGCTACGTTAAAATGCTAAAAATGTTTGATGACAGCATGCATGCAAACGAAAATTTCCCAAAATCACAAGCCATAAAAGATGCAACAATGGCTCATTTCTTATTGCAAGAAAGTAAAGCAAACACTGTTTTTTTGCATTTAAACGGATCATATCACAGCGATTATTTTGAAGGAATTGGATGGTATATCAATCAATACAATCCCAACAAAAAAGTACTAACAATTAGCGTAGTAGAACAAGAAAATATAGAAAAGGTAGATAAAGAGCATCTCAAAAAAGCAGATTTTATTGTTGTGGTAGATGCTGATATGCCCAAAACCTACGAATAG
- a CDS encoding succinate dehydrogenase cytochrome b subunit, producing the protein MAKSALLKSSIGKKYWMALTGLFLCLFLVGHLAGNLQLIFGTDLQFNQYAYFMTTNPAVKILSYVTYFSILFHAIDGIMLTIQNKKARPIGYVKNNAAANSTWQSRNMAVLGTLLLVFIATHMVNFWAKMHFSEMPLQQQTVSQTVPMTGQKMEVVVYNTTNGGFVAQQQVEGGEFEVRNNKEFYIKDTDVKFAEGYKDLYKITIDFFKDPSYGLIFTLFYVFSMAVLAFHLLHGFASAFQSLGANNPKYNGLINGLGKFFAIIVPLLFAIIPIYIHFIK; encoded by the coding sequence ATGGCAAAATCTGCACTATTAAAGTCGTCTATCGGTAAAAAATACTGGATGGCTCTTACAGGGTTATTTTTATGCTTGTTTTTGGTGGGTCACTTAGCAGGTAACTTGCAATTGATTTTTGGAACCGATTTACAGTTCAATCAATATGCATACTTTATGACTACAAATCCGGCGGTAAAAATTTTATCTTACGTAACGTATTTTTCAATTTTATTCCACGCGATTGATGGTATCATGCTAACCATCCAAAACAAAAAGGCTCGTCCAATTGGATATGTAAAAAACAATGCAGCAGCAAATAGTACATGGCAATCTAGAAACATGGCGGTTTTAGGAACATTATTACTTGTTTTTATTGCCACGCACATGGTAAATTTCTGGGCAAAAATGCATTTTTCTGAAATGCCTTTACAACAACAAACCGTTTCGCAAACCGTGCCAATGACCGGTCAAAAAATGGAAGTGGTGGTTTACAATACTACAAACGGTGGATTTGTTGCACAACAGCAAGTAGAAGGCGGTGAATTTGAAGTTAGAAACAACAAAGAATTCTACATTAAAGATACCGATGTAAAGTTTGCCGAAGGTTACAAAGATTTATACAAAATCACCATCGATTTTTTCAAAGATCCTTCTTATGGATTAATCTTTACCTTGTTTTATGTGTTTTCAATGGCAGTTTTGGCCTTTCACTTATTACACGGATTTGCAAGTGCATTTCAGTCATTAGGAGCGAACAATCCTAAATACAACGGATTAATTAACGGTTTAGGTAAATTTTTTGCAATCATTGTTCCTTTATTGTTTGCAATTATTCCAATTTACATTCACTTCATTAAATAA
- a CDS encoding ComF family protein, with translation MWAIIDVFGLFYPQLCYGCDAVLQKQTDILCPSCLLHLSLVPASVSSSNEMKRRFYGKLLVEHCAAVLYFSQESITQKLLHELKYRNKQSIGFFMAQLALKQLKNQSIFNEVQAIVCIPLHKTKERKRGYNQLTVFGTALSKQLNIPFYKDFLIKTTKSKTQTKKNIFQRAKKKAEFKVNPKYHRLEQLHLLLVDDVMTTGATLQNAGKTILQNSNHKISILTMAYTR, from the coding sequence ATGTGGGCAATTATCGATGTTTTTGGTTTATTTTATCCGCAACTTTGTTATGGTTGTGATGCTGTTTTGCAGAAGCAAACCGATATTTTGTGTCCTTCTTGTTTGTTGCATTTGTCTTTGGTTCCGGCGAGTGTTTCTAGTTCCAACGAAATGAAACGCAGGTTTTATGGCAAACTGTTGGTGGAACATTGCGCGGCGGTTTTATATTTTTCGCAAGAAAGCATTACTCAAAAACTGCTTCACGAATTAAAATACAGAAACAAACAATCCATTGGCTTTTTTATGGCGCAATTGGCTTTAAAACAGCTAAAAAATCAAAGCATTTTTAATGAAGTTCAGGCTATTGTGTGCATTCCTTTGCATAAAACGAAAGAACGCAAACGCGGTTATAATCAATTAACGGTTTTTGGAACCGCATTAAGCAAACAACTAAACATTCCGTTTTACAAAGATTTTTTGATTAAAACCACTAAAAGCAAAACACAAACCAAGAAAAATATTTTTCAGCGCGCTAAAAAGAAAGCCGAATTTAAGGTGAACCCAAAATATCATCGCTTAGAACAGTTGCATCTTTTGTTGGTTGATGATGTAATGACCACCGGAGCAACTTTGCAAAATGCGGGAAAAACCATACTGCAAAATTCCAACCATAAAATAAGCATTCTAACAATGGCATATACACGCTGA
- a CDS encoding Ig-like domain-containing protein — translation MKLLRYFCFFSILTLVLFTNCAKRGTISGGPQDSLPPVILSSSPDNFSTHFKEKIIQINFDEYVKLNKVNQQLIISPPMDTQPEITPMGYPSKFIKIKIFDTLKPNTTYSFNFGESIQDNNEGNPYTNYKYVFSTGDYIDSLKLATTFEDAYNRKSKGLVNVLLYEKEGFTDSTIYKKKPLYVANAKDSVSQADLENLKSGSYYLIALQEKNSNYKFDPKSDKIGFYPTPITLPTDSVYHLKLFSEVKQTTAYRPSMVSQNKWLAAYEGDTKNLEVAVKGNNRTIASRFNKVPGKDSLYIYTPLEKYDSLQFQFKSGIYEKTHTVTQRTVKPIDTLQIKFTKTGTIQFRDTISFTTNTPFKNISKDLIQVIGKDSLQMPFSIKTDSLNNAIQILFDKVEDEKYTVFLKPNSVTDFYDNALKTEMAQRFQTGKLTDYGNIAFTLSGTVNYPIIFELLTKDEKLYDYLYITEESSIEFRAIEPDKYFVRIIEDANGNKKWDTGNYLEKRQPEKVINFQKEFDIRANWELNETLILP, via the coding sequence ATGAAATTGCTACGATATTTTTGTTTTTTTTCGATACTAACATTGGTGCTTTTTACCAATTGCGCAAAACGCGGAACCATTAGCGGCGGTCCGCAAGATTCGTTGCCTCCGGTGATTTTATCCTCTTCGCCCGATAATTTCAGCACGCATTTTAAAGAAAAAATCATTCAAATTAATTTTGACGAATATGTGAAGCTGAACAAAGTAAACCAACAGTTGATTATTTCGCCACCAATGGACACACAGCCCGAAATTACTCCGATGGGCTATCCCAGCAAATTTATTAAAATCAAGATTTTTGATACTTTAAAACCAAACACCACCTATAGTTTTAATTTTGGCGAAAGTATCCAAGACAATAACGAAGGGAATCCGTACACGAATTATAAATATGTTTTTTCTACTGGAGATTATATCGATTCGTTAAAACTTGCTACTACTTTTGAAGATGCTTACAACCGAAAATCAAAAGGTTTGGTGAATGTTCTTCTATACGAAAAAGAAGGATTTACCGATTCTACTATTTATAAAAAGAAACCTTTGTATGTGGCCAATGCAAAAGACAGTGTTTCCCAAGCCGATTTGGAAAACTTGAAAAGTGGCAGTTATTATCTTATTGCTCTGCAAGAAAAAAACAGCAATTATAAGTTCGACCCTAAATCAGATAAAATAGGTTTTTATCCAACGCCCATCACCTTACCAACAGACAGTGTGTATCATTTAAAATTGTTTTCAGAAGTAAAGCAAACCACTGCCTATCGACCGTCGATGGTGAGCCAAAACAAATGGTTGGCGGCTTATGAGGGCGATACAAAAAACTTAGAAGTGGCGGTAAAAGGTAACAACCGCACCATTGCCTCGCGTTTTAACAAAGTGCCCGGAAAAGATTCTCTTTATATTTATACTCCACTAGAAAAATATGACTCGTTGCAGTTTCAATTCAAATCGGGCATTTATGAAAAAACACATACCGTAACGCAGCGAACCGTGAAACCAATTGATACACTTCAGATAAAATTCACTAAAACAGGAACTATTCAATTTAGAGATACGATTTCGTTTACCACCAACACACCTTTTAAAAACATTTCAAAGGATTTAATTCAGGTGATAGGCAAAGATTCGCTTCAGATGCCCTTTTCGATTAAAACCGATAGTTTAAACAATGCCATACAAATTTTGTTTGATAAGGTGGAAGATGAAAAATATACGGTGTTTTTAAAACCAAACAGCGTTACTGATTTCTATGATAATGCTTTAAAAACCGAAATGGCGCAACGTTTTCAAACTGGAAAATTAACCGATTATGGCAATATTGCTTTTACACTTTCGGGAACAGTCAACTATCCTATTATTTTTGAACTGTTAACCAAAGATGAAAAGTTGTACGATTACCTTTATATAACCGAAGAAAGCTCGATTGAATTTCGAGCCATTGAACCCGATAAATATTTTGTGCGAATTATTGAAGATGCCAATGGCAACAAAAAATGGGACACCGGAAACTACCTTGAAAAACGCCAACCCGAAAAGGTTATTAACTTTCAAAAAGAATTTGACATACGAGCCAATTGGGAATTAAACGAGACATTGATTCTTCCATAA